The following proteins are encoded in a genomic region of Dasypus novemcinctus isolate mDasNov1 chromosome 3, mDasNov1.1.hap2, whole genome shotgun sequence:
- the TNFAIP8L3 gene encoding tumor necrosis factor alpha-induced protein 8-like protein 3: MDSDSGEQSDGEPVGAAGPDVFSSKSLALQAQKKILSKIASKTVANMLIDDTSSEIFDELYKITREHTHSKKEAHKIMKDLIKVAIKIGILYRNNQFNQEEIVIVEKFRKKLNQTAMTVVSFYEVEYTFDRNVLSQLLHECKDLVHALVQRHLTPRTHRRISHVFNHLADVEFLSTLYNLDGDCRPSLKRICDGIHKLLDEKVL, from the coding sequence GTCCCGATGTCTTTAGTTCAAAGAGCCTTGCCCTTCAAGCCCAGAAGAAGATTCTGAGCAAAATAGCCAGCAAAACTGTGGCAAATATGTTGATAGATGACACCAGCAGTGAGATCTTTGATGAGCTCTACAAAATCACCAGAGAGCACACCCACAGCAAGAAGGAAGCCCACAAGATCATGAAAGACTTAATCAAGGTGGCAATCAAAATTGGGATCCTCTACCGAAACAACCAGTTCAACCAGGAGGAGATTGTTATCGTGGAGAAGTTCAGGAAGAAGCTGAACCAGACCGCCATGACCGTCGTCAGCTTCTATGAGGTGGAGTACACCTTCGACAGGAACGTGCTCTCCCAGCTTCTGCATGAGTGCAAGGACCTGGTACATGCCCTGGTGCAGCGACACCTGACGCCCAGGACCCACAGGCGCATCAGCCATGTCTTCAACCACCTGGCAGATGTGGAGTTCCTCTCCACCCTCTACAATCTGGATGGGGACTGTAGGCCCAGCCTCAAGAGGATTTGTGATGGAATCCATAAATTGCTAGATGAGAAAGTCCTTTGA